The sequence CATCAGGAACTGGCCCTGATCCCCCACCTGTCGATCGCGGAGAACATCTTCCTCGGCAATGAACAGACCTCGGCGCGCGGCGTCATCGACTGGAACGAGACGTTGCGCAAGGCGGGCGGGCTGCTGAAGCGGGTGGGGCTGCGCGAGAACCCGCAGACTCCCGTCACCGATATCGGTGTGGGCAAACAGCAGCTGGTGGAGATCGCCAAGGCGTTGTCGAAGGAGGTGAAGCTCCTCATTCTCGACGAGCCGACGGCCGCCCTGAACGACGAGGACAGCGCGAAGCTGCTCGATCTGATCCTGGAGCTGCGCGCGGAGGGCATCGCCTGCATCATCATCTCCCACAAGCTGAACGAGATCAGGCGGATCACCGACTCGGTGACCATCCTGCGCGACGGACGGACCATCGAGTCCCTGATGGTCCGTGTGACTCCGGACGCGGAACCGGAGTTGTCCGAGGACCGGATCATCCGGGGCATGGTCGGCCGCGATCTCGACCATCGTTTCCCCGAGCGCACCCCGTACGGGGGCGACGACGCCGGGACACTCGCGTTCCAGGTGCGGGGCTGGACGGTGCGGCACCCGGTCGACCAGCAGCGCACCGTGGTCGACGATGTGTCGCTCACCGTGCGCCGCGGCGAGATCGTCGGGGTCGCGGGCCTGATGGGCGCGGGCCGCACCGAGCTGGCGATGTCCGTCTTCGGGCGCAGTTACGGACAGTACGTCGCCGGGACGGTGGAGGTGGGCGGGCACGAGGTGGCCACCAGGACGGTCTCCGCGGCGATCGACGCCGGTATCGCGTACGTCACCGAGGACCGCAAGCGCTACGGCCTCAACCTCATCGACACCATCACCCGCAATGTCTCCCTGGCCTCGCTGCCCGGGATGCGGCGTCGCGGTGTCGTCGACCAGCACCATGAGCGCCGGGTCGCCGAGCGCTACCGCACCACCATGAACATCAAGGCGCCGACGGTCTTCGAGCAGGTGGGGCGGTTGTCAGGCGGCAATCAGCAGAAGGTCGTCCTCAGCAGGTGGATCCACGCCGACCCCGAGGTGCTGATCCTCGACGAGCCGACGCGCGGGATCGACGTCGGCGCCAAGTACGAGATCTACACCGTCATCGACCGGCTCGCGGCGCAGGGAAAGGCGGTCCTGTTCATCTCCTCCGAGCTGCCGGAGCTGCTGGGGATGTGCGACCGGATCTACACGATGGCCGAGGGCCGGCTGACCGGTGAGGTCACCCGCGCCGAGGCCACCCAGGAAGTCCTGATGCGCCAGATGACCCTGAACGGAAGCTGAGGTCCCGTCATGACCACCGTCACTCCCCCGCAGGGCACCTCGGCCGTACCACCCGCCGCGGCCTCGGCAGGTGCGCTGATCGTCCGGAGCATCCGCTCCCACGTGCGTCAGTACGGCATGCTCGTCGCCCTGGTCCTCATCGTCGCGCTGTTCCAGATATGGACCGACGGCACCCTGCTGCTGCCGAACAACGTGTCCAATCTGATCCAGCAGAACGGCTACATCCTCATCCTGGCCATCGGCATGATGATCGTCATCATCGCGGGCCACATCGATCTGTCCGTCGGCTCGCTCGTCGCCTTCGTCGGCGCCATGTCGGCCGTGATGATGGTGAAGCACGACATGCCGTGGGTGCTCGCCCTGGTGCTGGCGCTGCTGATCGGCGCGGTCGCCGGTGCGTGGCAGGGCTTCTTCATCGCGTACGTCGGTATCCCGTCCTTCATCGTGACACTGGCCGGCATGCTGCTCTTCCGCGGTCTGACCCAGATCGTGCTGGAGGGCCAGTCCCTCGCCCCGTTCCCCGAGGGCTTCCAGAACATCGCCAAGGGCTTCATTCCCGAGATGGGCCCCTACACCCAGTACCACAACCCGACCCTGCTGATCGGCCTCGCCGTCCTCACCCTCCTGCTCGTGCAGGAGTGGCGCGACCGGCGCCGGCAGCTCGCCTTCGCACTGGAGGTGCTGCCGGCCGGACTGTGGGCGCTCAAGTGCGTGGCGATCGTCGCGGCCGTTGTCGCCTTCACGCTGACGCTGGCGAGCTTCCACGGGGTGCCGGTGGTGATGCTGATCATGTGCGCCCTGCTGATCGGCCTCGGCCATGTGATGCGCAACGCGGTGATCGGCCGCCATGTCTACGCGCTGGGCGGCAACAAGGCGGCGGCCGTGCTCTCGGGCGTCAAGGACAAGCGCGTCACGTTCCTGGTCTTCGTCAACATGGGGGTGCTGGCCGCGCTCGCGGGCTGTGTGTACGCGGCACGTCTCAACTCGGGTACCCCGCAGGCGGGCCTCAACTTCGAACTGGAGGCCATCGCCGCGGCGTTCATCGGTGGCGCGTCCATGAGCGGCGGCGTCGGCACGGTGATGGGTGCGGTGATCGGCGGCCTGGTGCTCGGCGTGCTCAACAACGGCATGTCGCTGGTCGGCATCGGCACCGACTACCAGCAGGTCATCAAGGGGCTGGTGCTGCTGGCGGCGGTCGGGTTCGACGTGTGGAACAAGCGCAGGGCCGGCAGGTGACCGCCTCTCCCGCCCGGCCGCGGTGTCGCCGGTCCGGCTCCGGAGCGCAGAGACCGTACGCGTGCGGGAGCCAGGGCCGTTGCCGGCTCCGGAAGTCACCCACGAGGAGGTTTCAAGCTGTCGAGGAGGGCGCGCAGCACGGCGAGGCGGTGGGCGCGGAGGCGGTCGGCCGCCTTGGAGCCGCCCGATGGGCGCAGCGCCCGGCGGGTCGCGTGGATGGCCAGTACGCCGAGGATCAGCCGGACCAGCGCGCCGCTGATGAGGACGGCCGCGACCACCCACGCCGCCTGGCTCAACTCCATGGAGAGCATCTTCGATCACACCTTCGTCGGTCGGGAGTCCCGGTCTAGCGCGATCGCCCGGCGATGCGCCGCCCCGCAGGCGCGCGGTACCGGTCCGCCCCGGGGGATCTCCGCGCGGCTGCGCCCCTTTCCGCCGGGCGCGTGCCGGGGCAGTATGCGGCCATGGCACACGTGAATGAGCCGCGCGCCCCGTGGGGCAAGGGGCCGAAGCGCGATCTTCCCTTTCCCTACGACCGGGACCTGTCCGGGGTGCTGCGCCATCTCAACCGACGCACCCGCGCCTTCCGGTCCCGGCTGGCGAACGACCCGGTCACGGCCGCGTATCTGGCGGCCGGGATGCGGCTGCTCGGGCGGCATCTCGGCCCCGGCTCCCCGGGCCGCGCCCACGGCGAGCGGCCCTTCCTCAGCTTCCTCTCCCAGCGCGCGATCGCCGCCGAGGTCGCCAACAACCCCCGGCCGTTCCCCCGGCAGGGCACCGTCGCGATGCTGCGGGACCGCTGGAGCGCCCAGTCGGAGTTCGTCGCCGATCTGATCAGCTTCGCGGTGTGGCGGGAGAACTACCGGCCGGAGTACCGGGAACAGCGCGCCGCGAACACCGAGAAGCTGGTGAGCGGGCCGGACTTCGTCCGCGCGGTGCACGAGACGGCGTACCGGCACACCGCCGAGGGCGCCGCCATGCCCTCCGTCCGGCTCGGGCTGGCCCTCATGACCGCCGCCGAGGGGGACGAGGAGATCATGCGGGCCGTCTCCGCCATGTACGAGGACTATCTCGGTTCCTGGAAGGAGCTGTACAGCGCGGTGATGCGGGAGCGCGGGCTGCGGCTGCGTCCGGGTCTCACACTCGACGACCTCGCCGACGCGCTGTCCGCGACCACCGACGGAATGACCCTGCGCGCCATCGGTGACCCCGGCTCCGGGGTCGTCGACCACGAGAGGCGCCGCTCCCTCATGGGCACGGTCGCCCTCGCTGTGATCCATGGGTTCCTCGAACCGGACGAGGATGCGAGCGGTCTCACGC is a genomic window of Streptomyces sp. NBC_01237 containing:
- the mmsA gene encoding multiple monosaccharide ABC transporter ATP-binding protein; its protein translation is MSGRPVLEMRGITKTFPGVTALSEVSLTVRHGEIHAICGENGAGKSTLMKVLSGVHPHGSYRGDILFEGEPVAFRNIRASERQGIVIIHQELALIPHLSIAENIFLGNEQTSARGVIDWNETLRKAGGLLKRVGLRENPQTPVTDIGVGKQQLVEIAKALSKEVKLLILDEPTAALNDEDSAKLLDLILELRAEGIACIIISHKLNEIRRITDSVTILRDGRTIESLMVRVTPDAEPELSEDRIIRGMVGRDLDHRFPERTPYGGDDAGTLAFQVRGWTVRHPVDQQRTVVDDVSLTVRRGEIVGVAGLMGAGRTELAMSVFGRSYGQYVAGTVEVGGHEVATRTVSAAIDAGIAYVTEDRKRYGLNLIDTITRNVSLASLPGMRRRGVVDQHHERRVAERYRTTMNIKAPTVFEQVGRLSGGNQQKVVLSRWIHADPEVLILDEPTRGIDVGAKYEIYTVIDRLAAQGKAVLFISSELPELLGMCDRIYTMAEGRLTGEVTRAEATQEVLMRQMTLNGS
- the mmsB gene encoding multiple monosaccharide ABC transporter permease, with the translated sequence MTTVTPPQGTSAVPPAAASAGALIVRSIRSHVRQYGMLVALVLIVALFQIWTDGTLLLPNNVSNLIQQNGYILILAIGMMIVIIAGHIDLSVGSLVAFVGAMSAVMMVKHDMPWVLALVLALLIGAVAGAWQGFFIAYVGIPSFIVTLAGMLLFRGLTQIVLEGQSLAPFPEGFQNIAKGFIPEMGPYTQYHNPTLLIGLAVLTLLLVQEWRDRRRQLAFALEVLPAGLWALKCVAIVAAVVAFTLTLASFHGVPVVMLIMCALLIGLGHVMRNAVIGRHVYALGGNKAAAVLSGVKDKRVTFLVFVNMGVLAALAGCVYAARLNSGTPQAGLNFELEAIAAAFIGGASMSGGVGTVMGAVIGGLVLGVLNNGMSLVGIGTDYQQVIKGLVLLAAVGFDVWNKRRAGR